A section of the Malus sylvestris chromosome 17, drMalSylv7.2, whole genome shotgun sequence genome encodes:
- the LOC126610124 gene encoding AP2/ERF and B3 domain-containing transcription repressor RAV2-like, with translation MHVMDCLNESTSDSSNNGVKDASSNKLPSSRYKGVVPQPNGRWGAQIYEKHQRVWLGTFNEEEEAAKTYDIALLKFRGLAAITNFCQSQIKPYIEDGNEAIFLESHSKAEIVDMLRKHSYVNELEMYKHKLLNAGVRGGGRKRSKCHVDPTDACYERELLFEKVATPSDVGRLNRMVIPKQQAEKHFQVHESVELCKGVLLNFEDEEGNVWRFRYCYWSSSQSYVLTKGWTRFVKEKKLKAGDVLRFQRSVREDKKLFIECRPRNVDSLRFREIPAGRVAEPLAAVQDDGVVRLFGVNIMKTCNSCIVDNSRCWRLGASLR, from the coding sequence ATGCATGTGATGGATTGCTTGAATGAGAGCACGAGTGACTCATCAAATAATGGGGTAAAGGATGCAAGTTCTAACAAGTTGCCTTCTTCTAGGTACAAGGGAGTAGTACCACAGCCCAATGGTAGATGGGGGGCTCAAATATATGAGAAGCACCAACGTGTGTGGTTGGGAACCttcaatgaagaagaagaagctgctAAGACCTACGACATTGCCTTGCTAAAGTTCCGGGGACTTGCTGCCATCACAAACTTCTGTCAGAGCCAAATAAAACCCTACATAGAAGATGGCAACGAGGCCATTTTCTTGGAATCCCATTCCAAGGCTGAGATCGTTGACATGCTTCGAAAACACTCGTACGTCAACGAGCTTGAAATGTACAAGCATAAGTTGCTGAACGCCGGAGTTCGTGGTGGTGGTCGAAAGCGAAGTAAGTGTCACGTCGATCCAACTGACGCGTGTTATGAGAGGGAGTTGCTTTTCGAGAAGGTGGCGACGCCAAGCGACGTAGGGAGGTTGAATCGTATGGTGATACCAAAACAACAAGCTGAGAAGCATTTTCAGGTTCATGAGAGTGTAGAACTGTGTAAAGGggttttgttgaattttgagGATGAGGAAGGGAACGTGTGGAGGTTTAGGTATTGTTATTGGAGTAGTAGTCAGAGTTATGTGTTGACCAAGGGATGGACACGTTttgtgaaggagaagaagttGAAAGCTGGTGATGTTTTGAGGTTTCAGAGATCGGTAAGGGAGGATAAGAAGCTGTTCATTGAATGTAGACCTAGAAACGTCGATAGTCTGCGGTTCAGAGAGATACCTGCTGGGCGGGTTGCTGAGCCTTTAGCGGCGGTTCAGGATGATGGAGTGGTGAGGTTGTTCGGAGTTAACATTATGAAAACATGTAACAGTTGCATTGTAGACAATAGCAGGTGTTGGAGGCTTGGAGCTAGTTTAAGGTGA
- the LOC126612004 gene encoding uncharacterized protein LOC126612004 — translation MVESIVLDHAFWTQSEHVCQVFEPLYKVLRIVDTEVYPTMGAVYELMRVVKDELERKHGARWVIKIIEDRWYKTLYHDLHAAAYYLNPRYQYRPGVGDDGNLIRAVHNVYSKLDPASPAVGQFGNELTWFKDARRTFGEPTSVAARTNMSPTEWWIMYGTDAPTVRKLAIKVLSQTASSSACERNWSTFALIHTKQRNKLAHSSLEKLVYCYYNMKLQIRDKEAEIDHVDRGDPLDVFDIVGEDDDTEGNQLFQWIRPLHLDDDEGNPAPRVAEEARNEGINVERVLEEEVGSSSSDSLEELLRPRPRNTGIPPFPILHNHNIVLILMIALVQDQETHLPPEVGMMKDIVELEVVVVDMETIMDHHLPDI, via the exons atggtggaaagtatagtgcttgatcatgctttttggactcaatcagaacatgtgtgccaagtgtttgagcctctttacaaagttttacggatcgttgacacagaggtgtatcctactatgggggcagtatatgagttgatgcgtgtagtgaaggatgaattggaaagaaaacatggtgcaaggtgggttataaagataattgaagaccgatggtataaaacattataccacgatttgcatgcagcag catattatttgaatccccgataccaatacagacccggtgttggagatgatggtaaccttatacgtgctgtacataatgtatactctaaattagaccctgcatcaccagcagttggccaatttggaaatgag ctaacatggtttaaagatgcaagaagaacttttggagaaccaacatcagttgctgctcgaacaaatatgtctccta ctgaatggtggatcatgtatgggaccgatgcaccaactgtgagaaagttagcaatcaaagtattatcacaaacagcttcctcatctgcttgtgaaagaaattggagcacatttgcactcatacacacaaagcaaagaaataagttggctcatagtagcttggaaaaattagtttattgctactacaacatgaagcttcaaattcgagataaggaagcagaaatagatcatgtcgaccgtggggacccactagatgtgtttgatattgttggtgaagatgatgatacagagggtaaccaactttttcaatggattagacctcttcatctagatgatgatgaaggcaacccagctcccagagttgctgaagaagcacgtaatgaagggataaatgtagaaagagtattagaggaggaggtgggatctagcagctctgactctttggaagaacttttgcgcccaagaccaagaaacactggaattccaccttttccaatcctacacaaccacaacatcgtgctgatactaatgatagctctagtacaagatcaggagactcacctaccaccggaggtgggaatgatgaaggacatagtggagctggaggtagtggtggtggatatggaaactattatggatcaccacctcccggatatatga